The following nucleotide sequence is from Oncorhynchus masou masou isolate Uvic2021 unplaced genomic scaffold, UVic_Omas_1.1 unplaced_scaffold_6795, whole genome shotgun sequence.
atgcgatttttatctgtttttttttctgtaacatcagttctgtggcactcacagacaatatctttgcagttttggaaacatcagagtgttttctttccaaagctgtcaattatatccatagtcaagcatcttttcgtgacaaaatatcttgttttaaacgggaacgtttttcatccaaaaattaaaatagcgccccctatatccaagaagttaaggcACATGTTCCAggaggcatttctgccaaaaaaacgcattttgctaaaaaaaaagatgatgttgaaatggctctcgtgtgaagtagtgacccgcgacatacacctagtttcctgaaacgggtatatttcagaaaaaggctcagtgttgTTATCCTCACAAAGTGGGGTATTGAAAACAGTGGTGTCAATACCTTTCTAAGATTTgttttattacttgttaaacataTATTTCACTGAGCACTTATTGgtagaaaataatataattttccGCATTTTTGGAGCACACAATGTAGCTGAgtatttgaatgatttattttatgCAGGCATTTTTGCTCatatttatcaagggtgtcaatttcAGGACCTCCACTGTATGTGTATAAATATATGTCAGGTGTATATCTGCGGGGAAAGTGTGGAAGCCAAGCAGGCAGTGATAGCGGTAGCCATCAAGCTGGGTTTCAGTGCCCTGGACCGGGATTTCTCTCAGTGGCCCGGGAGCTGGAGGACTTCCCCCTACAGCTGTTCCCCCAGTGGAGGCTCCCCTGCGCATCGCCATTGGCCTCAGTGCTGCCTTCTTCTTCTACCTGCTGATCAGAGACATCATCTATGCATACGTCACCCAGAGCAAAGACATCTCCTTCAGAATCATGGTCTCACTGGCCAACAAGGTACTGGCCACAGGCCCTCTGagtggttgtgtttgtgtttctctgtgtgttacCAGCTGTTCaaggtgtgtacgtgtgtgtgttctccccagGTGTGTCCCATCGTGTCTCTGATCAtgctgtctctctgttacctgcCTGGTGTCCTGGCTTCCTTCCTGCAGCTCTACAGAGGCACCAAGTACAGGTCAGTCctttgtgtgtatgtgagtgtggtTGCATACATGTATGTTTAATCAATGTTgtgtacttacagttgaagtcagaagtttacatgcactttggttggagtcgtgaaaactcgtttttcaaccactcggggcagctcgggactgaggaagctcaggacagagaagaagctcaggactgagaggaagctcaggactgagaggaagctcaggcaggttgataaatcgagcagatcctggctggctggcggttccggcagatcctggctggctggcggttccggcagctcctggctggctggcggttccggcagttactggctggctggtggttccggcagatcctgtctcgctggcggttccggcagatcctggctgaatggcggatcctggctgactggcggatctggaagatcctggctgactggtggatcctggctgactggcggatcctggctgaatggcggatcctggctgactggcagttctggcggatcctggctgaatggtggatcctggctgactggcagatcctggctgaatggcagatcctggctgacgggcggttccggcagatcctggctgaatggcggatcctggctgactggcggatctggaagatcctggctgactggtggatcctggctgactggcggatcctggctgactggcagttctggcagatcctggctgaatggtggaTCCTGCCTGAATGGCGgatgctggctgactggcggatccggcagatcctggctgaatggcggattctggctgaatggcggatcctggctccccctccttagcgtcccttgagtggcaaccctcgccgctaaccttggcctaggaaccctaacaacgggccacactggactgaggggcagctccggactgaggggcaactcgggaccgaggaagctcaggactgagaggaagctcaggactgagaagaagctcaggactgagaggaaggtcaggactgagaagaagctcaggactgagaggaagctcaggcaggttgataaaTCGAGCaaatcctggctggctggtggttccggcagaccctggctgactggcggttccggcagaccctggctgactggcggttccggcagaccctggctgaatggcagatcctgtctgaatggcggatctggcggcgctgggcagactggcggcactggcggcgctgggcagactggcggcactggcagcgctgggcagactcGCGGCACTGACGGCactggacagactggcggcgctaggcagactggtggcgctaggcagactggcggcgctgggcagactggcggcgctgggcagactggcggcgctgggcagactggcggcactgggcagactggcggcactgggcagactggcggcactgggcagactggcggcactgacggcactggacagactggcgacgctgcgcagacgggtagctcaggcggcgctgggcagacgggtagctcaggcggcgctgggcagacaggtggctcaggcggcgctgggcagactggcggcactggcggcgctgggcagactggtggcactggcggcgctgggcagactggcggcactgacggcgctggacAGACTTGCGGCGCTAGGCAGACTGGTGGCAATGGGCAGACCGGCGGCGCTGGggagactggcggcgctgggcagactggcggcgctgggcagactggtagcACTGGGTAGACTGGCCGCGCTGGgtagactggcggcactgacggcgctgggcagactggtggcgctgggcagactggcggtgctgggcagactggcgacactgacggcgctgggcagactggcggcgctgggcagagacgggtagctcaggcggcgctgggcagattggtagctcaggcggcgctgggcagacaggtggttcaggcggcgctgggcagactggcggtgcTGGCAGTGCTGGGccgactggcggcgctgggcagacgggtggctcaggcggcgctgggcagacgggtggctcaggcggcgctgggcagactggcggcactgccggcgctgggcagactggcggcactggcggcgctgggcagactggcggcactggcggcgctgggcagactgacggcgctgggcagactggcggcactgacggcgctgggcagacgggtagctcaggcggcgctgggcagacaggtggctcaggcggtgctgggcagactggcggcactggcggctctgggcagactggtggcactgggtagactgacggcactgggcagactggcggcgctggcggcgctgggcagactggcggcgctggtggcgctgggcagacgggtagctcaggcggagctggacagagaagctctggcgcctctggactgaggggctctggcgcctctggactgatgggctctggcgcctctggactgaggggcggaaactctgatagcaccggacaggcgggagcacctgtgttgatggaacggagagacagcctggtgcggggtgccggcactggtggtaccgggctggacacacacaccttagggcgaatgccttgcatactacaccaaatcaactcctctctctcttcacactcccccaattctattaacacctcctcgagtgtctcctcatctcccatccgttcactctcctccattctgtccaataactcctcgaccccctcagactcagccctcagcttcgccgatagctccgataacatccatggctccttacggttaacaggggaagttggctcaggtctggctcctgcctctgccacactctccctgtgcccccccccaagaaatttttgggggtgactctcgggcttccagccgctctgccgtgctagctcttCATAATgtcgcctctctgctttcgctgcctccagctcggctttggggcggcaatattcccctggctctgcccagggttctttcccgtcaaggatctcctcccaagtccacttCTCCAAATAgagcagcctctcccactgctgctgctgctgttgctcctgcttctgcttctcctgctgctgcttctgctgctacctctgcagctgctgctgttgctgctgcctctgtttaccacgccgcttggtccttggttggtgggtaaTTCTGTactggttttcttgtggggaaagagaggtagaccaaaatgcagcgtggttagttttgtgcatctttaataaagatgaaagtactacaatttacaaaacaagaaccgtgaaaaaaccaaaacagttctatctggtgccacaaacacaaagacaggaacaattacccacaaaacccaacacaaaacaggctacctaaatatgtttcccaatcagagacaatgactaacacctgcgtctgattgagaaccatatcaggcctaacctagaaatggacaaaccagacacacaacatagaatgcccacccagctcacgtcctgaccaacactaaaacaaggaaaacacacacgaacgatggtcagaacgtgacacaaactatctcaatttggttgtggtcgagggattgtggaggccaggtcatctgaggcaggactcca
It contains:
- the LOC135536896 gene encoding uncharacterized protein LOC135536896, which produces MADLAALGRLAALAALGRLAALAALGRLAALTALDRLAALGRLVALGRLAALGRLAALGRLAALGRLAALGRLAALGRLAALGRLAALTALDRLATLRRRVAQAALGRRVAQAALGRQVAQAALGRLAALAALGRLVALAALGRLAALTALDRLAALGRLVAMGRPAALGRLAALGRLAALGRLVALGRLAALGRLAALTALGRLVALGRLAVLGRLATLTALGRLAALGRDG